In Beutenbergia cavernae DSM 12333, the DNA window CCGGGAGGTGCGGACCGCGCGGGCGCGTGCCGGCGGCGCGTCAGCCCTCGAGCACGAATGCCCGGACGGCGTCGGCGATGAGCTGCACGGCGATCGCGGCCAGCAGCAGACCGGCGATCCGGGTGACGAGCGTGGTGCCACCCTCACCGAGCACGCGGTGGATGACGCCGGCGAACCGCATCGCGATCCACAGGCTGACGTGGACGAGCACGATGGCCGCGATGATCGCCACCCAGGACGCCACGTCGCCGTCACCCTGCTGCACGGCGAGCATCGACGCGACGATCGCCCCAGGTCCAGCGAGCAGCGGCGTCCCGAGCGGCACGAGCGCGACGTTGACGCCGCGCCCGGACGGCTGCGGCTCCTCCGCCTTCCCGGTGAGCAGCTCGAGCGCCACGAGGAGCAGGAGCAACCCGCCCGACGCCTGCAGCGCCGGGACCGAGATGTGCAGGAACCGCAGGATCGCCTGCCCGAACAGCGTGAACGCCATGATGACGCCGAACGCCACGTAGACCGCCTGCAGCGCCGCGCGCGCCCGCTGCTTCGCCGTCATCGTCGACGTCAGCGCGAGGAACACGGGCACGGTCCCGGGCGGGTCCATGATGACGAACAACGTGAGGAACGTCGTCGAGAACAGCGTGACGTCGATGATCGAGCTCACGGCCGCACCAGCGCGAGGCGCCCCTGCTCCTCGATCGCGGCGAGCACCGCGCGCGACGTCGTGTGTTCGCCGAGGCGGTTCGGCTTGCCGGCACCGTGGTAGTCGCTCGACCCCGTGACGAGCAGCCCGAGCTCGGCGGCCAGAGCGCGCAGGGTCTCGCGGGCGGCGTCGGTGTGGTCGCGGTGGTCGACCTCGAGCCCGGCGAGCCCGGCGTGCGCCATGTCCCGCACGACCGACGCGTCGACGATGCGGCCTCGAGCGTCGGCCCGCGGGTGCGCGAAGACGGGGACCCCTCCCGCGCGGCGGACGACGGCGACCATCGCGACGGCGTCGGGCGCCGAGTAGCGCACGTAGTACGGGCTCGCGGAGGACAGCACGTCGGCGAACGCCTCCTCGCGGTCGGCCACGTACCCGGCGGCGACCAGGGCGTCGGCCAGGTGCGGCCGCCCGACGGTGGCGTCCGGCCCCACGTGTGCGGCGACGTCGTCCCACGTGAGCGGGTAGCGCTGCGCGACGAGCTCGACCATGCGGCGCGCGCGGGCGTCGCGGGAGGCCCGCGCCGCCTCGAGGGCGGCGAGCAGCTCGGGTTCGTCCGGGTCGTGCAGGTAGCTGAGCAGGTGCACGCTGATGCCCGCGGCCGAGCACGAGATCTCCGTGCCGCGCACGAGGACGACGCCGGTCTCCGGGACGGCGTCGGCGGCCTCGCCCCAGCCGCGGGCCGTGTCGTGGTCGGTCAGGGCGACGACGTCGAGGCCCGCGTCGGCAGCGGCGCGCATGAGGTCCGCGGGGGCGTCGGTGCCGTCCGAGGCGCGCGAGTGCGTGTGCAGGTCGATGAGCACAGGTCACAGGGTAGGGCCCGTCGCCGAGCGAGCCTCCGACAGCGAGGAACGAGCGCAGGAGGATCGCGACCGAGGGGAACGAGCGAGCCTCCGACAGCGAGGAACGAGCGCAGGGGGATCGCGCCAGAGACGGACGCGCGACCGGCGAACGCCCGCGCTCGCCGGATGAGACGATGGGCGCGTGACCGAGCAGAGCGATGCAGCCAGCCCCGACGGCCCGGAGGGCCAGCCCCTCACCGACCGGGGGTCGAACCGGTCGCAGCGCCCGGCATCCGCGGCGTTCCGGGCGTTCATGTCGTCCGCGTGGGCGCAGCGCCGGGTCGTGCCGCCCGAGCAGGATCCGGCGGCGCCGTTCGCGGCCGACCGGCGCGGCCGGCTGTCGGACCGGTTCCCCGGCGACCGCCTCGTGCTGCCGGCCGGGCCGCTCAAGGTCCGCTCGAACGACACGGACTACCGCTTCCGCGCCCACTCGGCGTTCGCCCACCTCACGGGCCTGGGCGGCGAGCACGAGCCGGACGCCGTCCTCGTGCTCGAGCCCAGTGCCGACGGCGGGCACGAGGCCGTGCTGTACTTCCGCCCGCTCGCCGGCCGCGACACCGAGGAGTTCTACGGTGACGCCCGGTACGGAGAGTTCTGGGTCGGGGCGCGGTGGACCCTCGAGGAGGCGGAGGCGCTGACCGGGCTGCGGTGCGCGCACATCGACGCGCTTCCCGACGCCCTCGCGAAGGACGCCGGCACCGTGCAGCTGAGGGTGGTCCGCGAGGCCGACGACGCCGTCACGCGACTGGTCGACGACCTGCGGGCGAGCGACGCGACCGCGTCCGGATCCGCCGAGAGCTCGGAGTCGGCCACCCAGGAGGACGACGCCCTCGCCGAGGCCGCGTCGGAGCTGCGCCTCGTGAAGGACGCCTACGAGATCGAGCAGATGCGGCTCGCCGTCGCCGCCACGGCCGACGGGTTCGCGGAGGTCGTCCGCTCCCTGGGGCGGGCGGAGGCGCACCGCCGCGGCGAGCGCGTGATCGAGGGGGCGTTCGCCGCCCGGGCACGCGAGGAGGGCAACGCCGTCGGCTACGACACGATCGCGGCTGCCGGTGACCACGCGACCACGCTGCACTGGATCCGCAACGACGGCGCCGTCCGCTCGGGCGAGCTCCTGCTGCTGGACGCCGGCGTGGAGGTCGACTCCCTCTACACCGCCGACGTCACGCGCACCCTGCCGGTGTCGGGCGAGTTCAGCGAGGTACAGCGACGCGTCTACGCGGCCGTCCTCGACGCCGCGGACGCCGCGTTCGCGGTCGTGAAGCCCGGCGCGATCTTCCGTGACGTGCACGCCGCGGCGATGGAGGTGCTCGCGGCGCGGCTCGAGGAGTGGGGGCTCCTCCCGGTGAGCGCCGCGGAGTCCCTCGACCCCGACGGCCAGCAGCACCGCCGCTGGATGCCGCACGGCACGAGCCACCACCTCGGCATCGACGTGCACGACTGCGCGCAGGCCCGCCGCGAGATGTACCTCGACGCCGAGCTGCGCCCCGGCATGGTGTTCACCATCGAACCGGGTCTGTACTTCAAGGCCGACGACCTCGCCGTACCGGCGTCCTACCGCGGCATCGGCGTGCGGATCGAGGACGACGTCCTGGTGACCGACTCCGGGTACGAGAACCTCAGCGCCGCCCTGCCGCGCACGCCGGACGACGTCGAGGCCTGGATGGCCTCCCTGCGTCCGTGACCCTGCGAGCGTCATGACCAGCGGCGGGCGGGGGGCGACGACGACGGCCGACGACGCGGCGGGCGAGCCGGACGCGACGGACGCCGTCGTCGCCCAGGCACCCGCGCACACCGGCCGGGCGACGTGGGTCGCACCGAGCGCCGTCGGCCTCGGCGTCACCGCGGTGTACTGGCTGTACGCCGCCCGTCAGTGGGCGAACTACGACGTGCCGTCCTGGGACCTGGGGATCTTCACCCAGACGGTGCAGGCGTACGCGGAGCTGCGCGTCCCGATCGTCCCCATCAAGGGCGACGGCTTCATGATCCTCGGGGACCACTTCCACCCCCTGCTCGTGGTGCTCGCCCCGTTCTACGCCGTGTTTCCCTCCGGGCTCACGCTGCTGCTCGCGCAGGCCGTCCTGTTCGGGCTCACCGCCGGCATCATCACGCGCCTGGCCGTGCGGCGGCTCGGCACGTGGCCCGGCGTCGGGATCGGCATCGCCGCCGGGCTGTGCTGGGCGCTCGCCTCAGCGGCCTACTCCCAGTTCCACGAGATCGCTCTCGCCCTCCCCCTGCTCGCCCTGTCGCTCGCAGCCCTCACGGAGGGGAGGCTGCGCCTGGCCGTCGCGTGGGCCGTCCCGATCGTCCTCGTCAAGGAGGACCTCGGGCTCACGCTGGCCGCGATCGGGTTCGTCGTCGCCCTGCGTGCCTCGACGCGCTCGGAGCGCCGGCTCGGGTGGGCCACTCTCGCGGGTGGCCTCGCAGCGTTCTTCGTGACGACGCTGCTCGTGCTCCCGGCGCTCAACCCGAGCGGCGTGTGGCCGTACGCGCAGGACTCGATCGCCGCGGCGTTCCTCGCCGACCCCGGCGCCGCCCTCGCGAGCCTCGGGACCGGGGCGCCCGAGAAGCTCCTCATGGTGCTGGCGCCGTTCGCGGTGACGGGCTTCGTCGCGCTCCGCTCCCCGATCGCCCTCGTCGCCGTCCCCACGCTCGCCTGGCGGCTGACGTCCGACGTGCCGTACCACTGGGGCGTGCGCTGGCACTACAGCGCGATCCTCGTGCCCATCGTCTTCTGCGCGCTCGTCGACGCGCTGCCCGCGATCCGGGAACAGGTGCGTCCGGCGTGGCGCGAGCACGTCGTGCCGGTGGTGAGCGGGGTGGTGGCGGTCGTCGCCCTCGCCCTGCTCCCGTTCTTCCCGCTGTGGACGCTCACGGATGCGGCGACGTACGCGCCCAGCGAGCGCGCCGCCGCGGCGCGGCGCATCGAGGCGCAGATCCCCGACGGCGCCCTCGTCGAGACCGATATCACCCTCATGGCGTACCTCGCGCCACGCACCACCGTGTACTGGGTGGGCAACGAGAACCCGACGCCGGACCTCCTCCCGATCGACACCCGGTCCGGCGTCCTGCACCCGCCACCGACCGACATCGTCGTGTACGCGCAGGGGCAGCACCCCGGGATCGCGTGGATCGAGATCGCCGACGACGGCGGCTTCCTCCTCGCGCGGCGCGCGGAGTAGGTCAGCTCTCCGGCGGGTTCGCCCCGTACCTCGGCGGGTTGGCGCCGTACCGGGGCTGCTGACCGGGCTGGTCCGGCTGCTGCTGCTCGGGCGCCGGCGCCGGGGGCGCGGCCGGTGCCTGCGTGGGCGGTGCCGGCGTGCTCGGCGGGGCGCCGGGTACCGGGTTCTCGCCGTAGCTCGGCGGCGTGGGGGCCTCCGGCGGCCGCGAGACGACCGTCGGGCCGCCGCGCTGCGAGCGGACCGGCGCCTCGGCGAGCAGAGCGCGTGCCTCGCCGGCACGCTCCGGCAGGCACAGCAGCGAGTACCGGTTCGCGACCACCTGCGAGCTGGACGTGAAGTCGCGCTTCCCGCCGGTGAACGAGTACGACACCACGCCGAACAGCATCCCGAAGGCAGCACCGATGGCCATGGCGGGGAGCAGGACCAGCAGGAGGTTCTGCCCCATGACGAGGCCGAGCAGGAGCCCCACGAAGATCCCGAACCAGGCGCCCGACAGCGCACCCGCGCCAGCCACGCGCGGGTACGTGAGACGGCCGGTGATGCGCTCGACCATCCGCAGGTCCGACCCGACGATCGTCACGTTCTGGACGGCGAACTCGCGGTCGGACAGGAAGTCGACCGCTTGCTGGGCCTCGAGATAGGTGGCGTAGGACGCGACCTCCTCACCCGTCGGGAGGGTCGGTACCTGTGGCGCTCTGCGTGTGCCGTACGACGTCATGCGATCGATTCTCCCCTGTTCGCCTGGAAGTTGCAGCCACGTTCGCTGAGAGCCGCCTGGGAACACGCCGCCGCGGGCCGCGGGCGGGGCCTGCGCCTAGGCTGACCCGCGTGAGCAGCCCCACCCGCGTGTTCGTCGCCCGGCTGGCGGGCGCCACGGTCTTCGACCCGCTCGGCGACGCCGTCGGGCGGGTGCACGACGTCGTCGTCCTCATCCGCGCGAAGGGTGCGCCGCGCGCCGTCGGGCTGGTCGTGGAGGTGCCGGGACGACGGCGTGTGTTCCTCCCGCTCAGCCGCGTCACCAGCATGGAGGTGGGCGCGGTCATCACGACCGGGCTCGTGAACATCCGCCGGTTCGAGCAGCGCACCGCCGAGACGCTCGTCGTCGCCCAGCTGTTCGACCGCCGGGTCACGCTAGCCGAGAGCGAGGGCGGCGGCGAGGCCACCATCGAGGACGCCGCGATCGAGCAGCAGCGCAACCGCGACTGGCTCGTCACGAAGCTGTTCGTCCGGAGACGCCGCCCCGGTTCCGGCCTGCGGTTGCGTCGAGGTGAAGGGCTGGTCGTCGACTCCGGGGCCGTGAGCGGTCTGACGGGCCGGCAGCAGCAGGGCG includes these proteins:
- a CDS encoding MarC family protein, whose translation is MSSIIDVTLFSTTFLTLFVIMDPPGTVPVFLALTSTMTAKQRARAALQAVYVAFGVIMAFTLFGQAILRFLHISVPALQASGGLLLLLVALELLTGKAEEPQPSGRGVNVALVPLGTPLLAGPGAIVASMLAVQQGDGDVASWVAIIAAIVLVHVSLWIAMRFAGVIHRVLGEGGTTLVTRIAGLLLAAIAVQLIADAVRAFVLEG
- a CDS encoding PHP domain-containing protein codes for the protein MLIDLHTHSRASDGTDAPADLMRAAADAGLDVVALTDHDTARGWGEAADAVPETGVVLVRGTEISCSAAGISVHLLSYLHDPDEPELLAALEAARASRDARARRMVELVAQRYPLTWDDVAAHVGPDATVGRPHLADALVAAGYVADREEAFADVLSSASPYYVRYSAPDAVAMVAVVRRAGGVPVFAHPRADARGRIVDASVVRDMAHAGLAGLEVDHRDHTDAARETLRALAAELGLLVTGSSDYHGAGKPNRLGEHTTSRAVLAAIEEQGRLALVRP
- a CDS encoding aminopeptidase P family protein — encoded protein: MTEQSDAASPDGPEGQPLTDRGSNRSQRPASAAFRAFMSSAWAQRRVVPPEQDPAAPFAADRRGRLSDRFPGDRLVLPAGPLKVRSNDTDYRFRAHSAFAHLTGLGGEHEPDAVLVLEPSADGGHEAVLYFRPLAGRDTEEFYGDARYGEFWVGARWTLEEAEALTGLRCAHIDALPDALAKDAGTVQLRVVREADDAVTRLVDDLRASDATASGSAESSESATQEDDALAEAASELRLVKDAYEIEQMRLAVAATADGFAEVVRSLGRAEAHRRGERVIEGAFAARAREEGNAVGYDTIAAAGDHATTLHWIRNDGAVRSGELLLLDAGVEVDSLYTADVTRTLPVSGEFSEVQRRVYAAVLDAADAAFAVVKPGAIFRDVHAAAMEVLAARLEEWGLLPVSAAESLDPDGQQHRRWMPHGTSHHLGIDVHDCAQARREMYLDAELRPGMVFTIEPGLYFKADDLAVPASYRGIGVRIEDDVLVTDSGYENLSAALPRTPDDVEAWMASLRP
- a CDS encoding DUF2079 domain-containing protein — encoded protein: MTSGGRGATTTADDAAGEPDATDAVVAQAPAHTGRATWVAPSAVGLGVTAVYWLYAARQWANYDVPSWDLGIFTQTVQAYAELRVPIVPIKGDGFMILGDHFHPLLVVLAPFYAVFPSGLTLLLAQAVLFGLTAGIITRLAVRRLGTWPGVGIGIAAGLCWALASAAYSQFHEIALALPLLALSLAALTEGRLRLAVAWAVPIVLVKEDLGLTLAAIGFVVALRASTRSERRLGWATLAGGLAAFFVTTLLVLPALNPSGVWPYAQDSIAAAFLADPGAALASLGTGAPEKLLMVLAPFAVTGFVALRSPIALVAVPTLAWRLTSDVPYHWGVRWHYSAILVPIVFCALVDALPAIREQVRPAWREHVVPVVSGVVAVVALALLPFFPLWTLTDAATYAPSERAAAARRIEAQIPDGALVETDITLMAYLAPRTTVYWVGNENPTPDLLPIDTRSGVLHPPPTDIVVYAQGQHPGIAWIEIADDGGFLLARRAE
- a CDS encoding general stress protein produces the protein MTSYGTRRAPQVPTLPTGEEVASYATYLEAQQAVDFLSDREFAVQNVTIVGSDLRMVERITGRLTYPRVAGAGALSGAWFGIFVGLLLGLVMGQNLLLVLLPAMAIGAAFGMLFGVVSYSFTGGKRDFTSSSQVVANRYSLLCLPERAGEARALLAEAPVRSQRGGPTVVSRPPEAPTPPSYGENPVPGAPPSTPAPPTQAPAAPPAPAPEQQQPDQPGQQPRYGANPPRYGANPPES